CTTTACTACGAGATTAGAGGCAATGAAGAGGGAAAAGAGACTGTCGCCTTTTTCAATGGAGTCATGGCTTCAGTAAACAGCTGGTCGCTTCAGGCACATGTGTTTGAGAGATTCGGTTACAGGATTCTCCTTCACGATTTCAAGGGCCAGCTTCTCTCGGAAAAGCCCGAAGGTCCCTACACATTCAAAGAACACGCGGAAGAAGCTAGACTTCTCATGAAGGAACTGGGAATTAAGAAAGTGCATTTGATAGGCACTTCGTACGGCGGAGAAGTATCCCTAAGATTTGCAGCAGATTTTCCGGACATCGTGAAATCTATTTCGATAATCGATTCGGTAAGCGAGCTCGACGAAGTTCTCAAGCTTTTTGTTAAGGGTTGGAAGGATGCAGCCAAAGGCGGAGATCCAAAGAAGTTCTTCTGGAGCATGGTGCCGACAATCTATGGTGATTCCTTCATTAGAAACAACTTGAAGATGCTTGAAGAGAGAGCGGTGGCCCTTGAAAAAGTCAGTTCCGATTACTTCGAAGGCCAGATTGCCTTATATGAGACTTTTCTAGGGGACGTTTACATGACTGACCTGCTTGAAAGAATCAGCTGTCCAGCACTTGTTATCTGCGGGGAAGAAGACATTTTGAAGCCCAGAAAATTCTCAAAAATCATAGCCGATAGAATCCAGAAATCCGAGTATGCAGTAATTCCTGATAGTGGCCATGTGACGATATTTGAGAAGCCGGATGTTCTTAACAGCCTGCTTTTGGGGTTCATCATGAAAAACTCAGATCTCTGAGTCTAGGCCGTCGACGTTTGCGTTCAATTACGCATTCCTTCTCTGAAACAGCTTGAAAAGTTCCATCACAATCAACAAGGGTGCCGCACATGCGAGCAAGATCAGCCACTGCGAAAATGAAACAGGAGAAACGCCAAGCAGATTCTGGAATAGGGATGTGTTCATTGCAATCAAATGAAGTCCATGTGCTGCGACAACTCCGAAGACGAGTATGTAGTTTCTCCAAACAGGAACCTTGAAAGCCGACTCACTTTCCGATCTGCAATTGAAAACGTGAACGTTCTGCATCAGGACAAAGAGAAGAAGAAGCTGGTTTCTTGCATAGACGTCTTCCATCTCTGCTGCCAGAAGCAGCATCCAGGCAACAAAAGCGATTAGACCCATTGAGATGCCGGAAAAGAGTGTCTCTCCAATCATCAATCGATCGAAAATCCCCTGCTCGGTTTTTCTTGGAGGTCTCTTCATCACTCCGGGTTCTCCTTTTTCGAAGGCCAGGGCAACATCTTGAATTCCGTTGGTGACAAGATTCAGCCAAAGAATCTGGACGGCAAGTAATGGTAGAGGGACGTTGAACAGTACCGCAAGAACAAATAACAGGAGCTCGGCAGCGCCCGTGGAAATTAGCAGGTAGATCACTTTGCGCACATTTGCGAATGCAAATCTACCTTCCTCTATTCCCGATACTATTGAAGCAAAGTTGTCATCTGTGATGATTATCGAACCCGCATCTTTGGCAACGTCGGTGCCTGATCCCATTGCCACACCAATGTTTGCCCTCTGCAGTGCAGGAGCGTCATTCACACCGTCGCCCGTAACGGCTACGAAGTGTTTCTCTCTCTTAAGCGCCTCGACAATATGAAGCTTCTGGACGGGAGAGACTCTTGCAAAGACAG
This sequence is a window from Mesotoga infera. Protein-coding genes within it:
- a CDS encoding alpha/beta hydrolase, which gives rise to MAYKTINGTRLYYEIRGNEEGKETVAFFNGVMASVNSWSLQAHVFERFGYRILLHDFKGQLLSEKPEGPYTFKEHAEEARLLMKELGIKKVHLIGTSYGGEVSLRFAADFPDIVKSISIIDSVSELDEVLKLFVKGWKDAAKGGDPKKFFWSMVPTIYGDSFIRNNLKMLEERAVALEKVSSDYFEGQIALYETFLGDVYMTDLLERISCPALVICGEEDILKPRKFSKIIADRIQKSEYAVIPDSGHVTIFEKPDVLNSLLLGFIMKNSDL
- a CDS encoding HAD family hydrolase, whose translation is AMKGATETVLARCKSAMNDDGSIGELQDKSIEGQALSLAEEGYRVLAFAFGEVDGEATEIEKIDNLAFAGLVGFIDPLRSEVKDAVRESIDAGVKVIMITGDHPSTAAAIARELEIIEEGEKIVTGKELENTGDYEGEEFTKLCLSSTVFARVSPVQKLHIVEALKREKHFVAVTGDGVNDAPALQRANIGVAMGSGTDVAKDAGSIIITDDNFASIVSGIEEGRFAFANVRKVIYLLISTGAAELLLFVLAVLFNVPLPLLAVQILWLNLVTNGIQDVALAFEKGEPGVMKRPPRKTEQGIFDRLMIGETLFSGISMGLIAFVAWMLLLAAEMEDVYARNQLLLLFVLMQNVHVFNCRSESESAFKVPVWRNYILVFGVVAAHGLHLIAMNTSLFQNLLGVSPVSFSQWLILLACAAPLLIVMELFKLFQRRNA